DNA from Kitasatospora herbaricolor:
TGGCCACCGACCGCACCTTCCCGTACCCGATCTTCCAGGCGCCCGGCCTGCTCGGCCCGGTGGACCGCCGCGGCGCGCGGTTCACCCTCGACCCCGCGCTCTCCCACAGCGGCATGTTCGACGGTGCCTGGTGGCCGCGCTCGCGCGAGCTGGCACGCGAACTGCCCGCCCTGATCATGGCGCTGCGCCGCCGGGTCGGCCCGATCCTGCACGTCGGCGTGGAGCGGACGGCCTGGAACACCGTGCCGGACCGGATCACCGTCGACGGGCGGGTGGTGCGCGTCAACTGCTTCTCCTCCAGCGTCCACACCATCGGCGTGGGCGGCGGTCACCAGGACCACTTCCTGCTGCTGGTCGTCCCGCCGCGGACCCGGCCGACCGTGGCCCGCACCGCGATGGCCGCGGCGGCCGCCCCCGGCAACAGCACCCTGGCCGCCCGGGTCCTCACCGCCGCCTCCCTGGCCCGGCCCGCCGCGGCCGCCCGTGGCAGCAGGCGCAACGCCACCGCGAGCTGGCCGCCCCCGTGGCCGCCGCCGTGGCCGGTCCCGCTGCCGCCCGGGCCGCAGCCGCTGCCGCCGTTGCCGCAACCGGGCGGCTGACCGGCGGGCGGCCCCGGGCGGGCGGCCGGGCGGGTCCGGTCAGCGCCCCGGCCCGGCCCCGTCGGTGCCGAGGCGCTCGACGGCGACCAGCGCGGCGTCGTCCCCGAGGTGCCCGCCGGCGTGCGCGAGCAGGTCGCGGCGCAGCTGTGCGAGCAGTGCGGCCGGGTGCTCCCGGGTCCAGCGGCCGATCCGCTCGTCGAGGGGGTAGAAGTTCCGCCCCGCGTCGCGGGCCTCGATCACGCCGTCGGTGTACATCAGCAGCCGGTCGCCGGGCCCGAACGGGAAGACCTCCACCCGGTAGCCGTCCGGGGCGAGGTCGCCGAGGCCGAGCGGCGGGGCGGGCCGGGGGGCGGTGAGCGTGGTGACCGTGCCCCGGCGCAGCAGCAGCGGCGGCGGGTGGCCGCAGTCGACCATCCGGACCTCGGCGCCGTCGTCCGGGATGTCGAGGATCACCGCGGTGATGAAGGACTCGCCCGGGTCCCCGCCCCCGGCGGGCTGGGCGAGGTCCCAGCGGAGGCTGCCGTCCAGGTAGGTGGCCAGCTCGGGCAGGGTGGAGTGCAGGTGCGCCGCCGCCCGGAAGGCACCCAGCAGCAGGGCGGCGTCCCCGAGCGAGGCCAGCCCCTTGCCGCGGACGTCGCCGACCAGCAGCCGGGTGCCGGTGGGGGTCCGGGCGACGGCGTAGAGGTCCCCGCCGATCTGGGCCTCGGCCTCGGCGGCCAGGTAGACCGAGGCCAGCCGCAGCGGTCCGATCCGCTCGGGCAGCGGGCGCAGCAGGACCCGCTGCGCGGCCTCGGAGACCGAGCGCACCTGGTGCAGCTCCCGCTCGTGCCTGGCGCGCAGCACGCGCAGCAGCACGATGAAGGCCGACACCCCGACCAGGGCGGCGACCTGCGCCAGGTGGTTGGCGGTGGTCAGCCCGTCCCGGAGCAGGCCGATCAGGACCTGCGCGCCGACCGCCAGCAGCGCGGCCACGGTGGTGGCGAGCACCCCGCCGAAGGATGCGGCGAGTGCGGGGGCGACGATCAGCAGCGGCCCCAGGTGGATCTGCGGCGGGGCGAGGATGTCGACGACGGTGATGGCCACGATCAGCGCGAGCGGGATCACCTGCAGTGCGCGGCCGGGCCGCCACCACCCCTGAGGTCCGGGAGAGCTCCGCAGCGGGTACACGTCTCCTCTGTACACCGGGCCCGTGCGGGGCGCCACGCGGCTCGCACGGGCCCGGCCCGCCGCGGTTCGCCGGGCGGGCTGCGGGTCGGGCGGACGGTGGGTCAGTCGGCCGCGCCGTAGCGGGCCAGGTAGTCGGCGAACCGCGCGACGTCCTCGTCGTCCCAGTCGGTGAACCGCTCGGTGAAGGAGAGCCGCCGCTGCTCGGCGGCCTCCCGCAGCAGCGTCAGCCCGGCCTCGGTGGGCCGCAGGATCTGGCCACGCTGGTCGTCCGGGTCCGCCTCCCGGACGAGCAGCCCGAGCTTCTCCAGCGCGCCGACCTGCCGGCTCACCGTCGACTTGTCGAGCATGAAGTAGGAGGCGACGTCGGCGGCCCGGCAGCCGCCGCGCTCGTTCATCAGGTCCAGGATGCTGTAGGTGACCAGCGAGAGGTCGGGGTGGAGCTGCGAGGCCTTGTGCCGGGCCCGCCGGGCGAAGGCGGTCAGCTCCCGCTGGATGGTGTCGATCGACGACTCGCGGCCGCTCACGGGCACCTCCTCGGCTTCGGGCGGACCGGCTGCCCGGTGCCGCTGACATGGTGTTGCACAGTACAACGCCGGACGGGATCGGGCCTGCTCAGGGGGCCGGTCGCCAGGCGCGGGCGGCGGCGATCCGGCGCACCGCGCCGGGGTGGGTGGCGAAGAGCAGCTCCAGCACCCGCGGCGGGTCCACGTCGGACACGTTGGCCACCGCCAGCCTGCGCTGCATGGCGATGAACCGTTCACGGTCGCCGGTCAGCTCCAGCGCGTGCCGGTCCGCGCGCGCTTCCACCCGCCGGCTGACCGCGCACTGCGCCGGGCCGGCCAGCGCGCCGATCAGCGCCGCGCAGGCGGCCATCAGCGGCAGCACCCGCGGATCGGCGGCGGACCCGGCGTCGGCCGCCGAGAGCAGCGGCTGCCAGCCGGTCAGCAGCCCCAGCGCGCAGACCGCGCCGGCCGCCCCGAGCGCGCCGAGCAGCGTCCCCGTCAGCACGTCCCGGGCCTTCACATGGCCCAGCTCGTGCGCCACCACCAACTCCACCTCGCCCGGGTCGGCGGTGCTCAGCAGGGTGTCGTAGGCCACGATCCGGCGGGTGGCGCCGAGACCGGAGACGTACGCGTTGAGCGCGGTCGTCCGGCGGGAGGCGTCGGCCACCAGCACGTCGCGCACCCGGACCCCGTCGCGGGCCGCCAGGGCCAGCAGGGCCTCCCGCTGCGGTCCGGGCGGCATCGGCGCGAAGCGGTTGAACACCGGCTCGACCACCAACGGGAACAGGAAGGACAGTGCGGCGGTCAGCAGCGCGGCGCCGGCCGCCGCCGGGATCCACCAGCGGTCGGGGGAGCGCTCGGTCAGGGCGAACAGGACGAACACCACGGGCAGCGCCAGTACCAGCGACAACGCCAGACCGCGCAGCGCGTCGGCGGCCCAGCCGCCCCAGCCCTGGGTGACCAGCCCGTACCCGCGGCGCACCGCGGTGACCCGGGCGCCGAAGGGCAGCGCGACGGCCTGGCCGAGCAGCACCAGGACGGCGGTGCCGGCCAGCACGGTGGCCGTCCGCCCGCCGCCGAACGGCCCGCCGGCCGCCGTCACCAGGCCGGCCCCGGCCGGGGTGAGGCCCAGCACCAGCGACAGGGCCAGGCCGGCCAGCCGCCCGCCGATCGCCCAGGGGGACTGCGCGCGGCGCAGCGCCCGCCCGCGGGCCCGCTCGGCGGGGGTGAAGTCGTCCGCCCCCGGTGCGGGGTCGGTGCCCGGTCCGGGGCCGGTGTCCGTGTCCGTGCGCATTCCACTCCCCGGGCTCGTGGGCCGGCAGCTGCCTGCTCCAGGATCGCGCACCGGCGGGGGCGCGCGCACCGCCGCGTCCGGCCCGGTCCGCTCGCGGGTGGGGCGCGCCGGGCCCGCGGGCGCCGTGCGGCGGCGCGGGCACCGGGTCCGCCCCGGTCGATGTGGACGCGGGGTGAAGGGCGCGAGGCCGGGTGGCGTAGTCTGTCCGCGCTCTTGCCGACCCCCGGGGGGACCTCCATGCGCCGCGTCGCGCCCGTGCTCGCACTGCTGCTCACGCTCGCCCCGGTGGCCGCCTGCGGACCTGACGACCCGCCCCGCGGCAGCGCGGCGCCGGCCCGGCCGCTTCCCACCGGAACCACGGCGACGTCGGCCTCCCCGACCGGCACGCCCCGGCCGGAGGGCGTGATCACGGTGGCCTTCGCCGGTGACGTCCACTTCGAGGGCCGGACCGAGAGCCGCCTGGCCGTCGCCGCGCCCGAGCACGCGCTGGGCCAGATCTCGCAGACCCTCTCCGAGGCCGACCTCGCCGTGCTCAACCTGGAGACCGCGATCACCGGCCGCGGCACGCCCGAGCCCAAGCTCTACACCTTCCGCACCTCGCCGAAGGCCCTGGACGCGCTGAAGGACTCCGGCGTCGACGTCGTCTCGCTGGCCAACAACCACGCGGTGGACTACGGCGCCGACGGCCTGACCGACACCCTGGCCGCCAAGGACGCCTCGCCGATCCCGGTGGTCGGTCTCGGCCGCAACGCCAAGGAGGCCTACGCCCCCTACCTGACGACCGTCCGCGGGGTGAAGGTCGCGGTGGTGGCCGCCAGTCAGGTCGAGGACCTCACCAACCAGAAGTGGCGGGCCGGCGCGACCAAGCCCGGCATAGCCTCGGCGCTGGACGTCCCGGCGCTGCTGAAGGCCGTCGAGCAGGCGAAGAAGCAGGCCCCCGTGGTGATCGTCTACCTGCACTGGGGGGACGAGGGCAAGGCCTGCCCGACCACCGCGCAGACCGGGATCGCCAAGAAGCTCGCCACCGCCGGCGCCACCGCCGTGGTCGGCACCCACGCCCACACCATGCTGGGCTCAGGCATGCTCGGCAACACCTACGTCGGCTACGGCTTCGGCAACTTCCTCTGGTACGGCACCTCCGACTACCCGTTCTCCGACGAGACCGGGGTCACCACGCTGACCCTGACCGCGGCCGGCAAGGTCACCGGAGAGAGCTTCACCCCGGCGCTGGTGGACGACGCCGGGGTGCCGCAGCCGCAGACCGGCGTGGCCGCCACCGCCGCCCTCAAGCGCCGCGACGGCCTGCGCGGCTGCACCGGGCTGGCCGCCGCCCCGGTCGCCGCGACCCCTTAGGGCGGCGGACCCGGGCGCGTACGGACGCGGTGGCTCAGGCCGTACGGGCGTGGTGGCGCTGGGTCGCTGCGGGCGGGGCCGGCGGCTCAGGCCGTACGGGCGCGCAGGGCCCGGTCGAGCTGCCGGTCGAGCTCGGCGGGATCGGCTGGTCCGCGGACCAGCAGGGCCCGGTAGTAGAGCGGCGCGAGCAGGGCGTCCAGCAGGGCGGCGGCCTCCTCGCCATCGACGGCGGCCCGCGGGTCCAGCTCCGCCAGGCAGGCGCGGACCCGCTCGGTGTCCCGGGCGCGCAGTTCGCGCAGGAAGCCGTCGTGCAGCAGCTCCGCCGTCCGGGCGTTGAGCTGGGCGTGGCCGACGAGGGCCTGCAGCACCCGGCCGGCCGGCGCCTCGGCCAGGAAGGCCGCGAACCGGTGCAGGTAGCCCCGCAGCTCGGTGACCGTGTACCCGGCGCCCCCGGCCGGCTCCGGCCAGGCCAGCGCCTCCTCGGCGTCCAGCACCAGGTTGTCGTACAGGATGTCGACCTTGGACTTCCACCAGCGGTAGATCGTCTGTTTGGCGACACCGGCCCGGGCGGCGATGCCCTCGATGGTCAGGCCCTCGAAGCCGCGCTCCACCAGCAGGTCGTCGGCGGCGTTCAGGACGGCGAGGCGGGCGGCCTCGTTGCGGCGCGGCCCGCTGCTGGGCTGTTCGGCGGCGGCGGGGCCGGCCGGCCTGGTGGCGGCGATGGCGCTGGGGTCCTTCCGGGCGGCTGCGGGCCGGCCGTCACGCCGGTGGCGGGGGCCGTGATCGGCGCCCATCCTCTCACGGTGCACCGGGCCGGCCTCCTGGCGCGCCGGGTGCCGGGAGGCCGTGGGGCGCTCACCGGGCGGTCCGCCCGGCGCGCGGGAGGCCCACCGCGACACCGGCCGCGAGCAACGCGACCAGCCCGCTGAAGATCACCCCGGCGGTGCGCAGCCCGGCCAGCTGGATCAGCACGCCGACGCCGATGACGGGCACCGAGAGCATCGAGTACAGGATCGCGAAGAAGGTGGAGACGGCCTCGCCGCGGCGCTGCGGCGGGGTGCCTTCGTTGATCACGCCGAGACCGTTGCCGACCGCGATCCCGGTGGCCAGGCCGTTCACGGCGGCGCCCGCCACCAGGGGCGCGGCGGACTCGGCGAGCAGGGCGGTGGCGATCAGGGCGGCGGCCAGCACCAGGCCGGCGCAGGCCATGGGCAGGGCCCGCCGCGGCGGCAGCACCCGGGTGGCGAACTGGCCGAGCGCGGTGCAGGTGAAGGCGAGAAAGACGACCAGTCCGGTCAGCGCGTGGTTGGTGAGGTGCAGGAGGCCGCCCAGGAAGAGGCCGGTGACGGCGGTGAGCACGCCGAGCACGGCGAAACCGGAGCCCGCGGTGAGCGCGGCCCGCAGGAAGGCGCCGCGGATCCCGGCCGGCACCCGCAGGGCCTGCAGGCGCAGGGTGGGACGGGTGCGCTCCCGCACGCTCTCCGGTACCAGG
Protein-coding regions in this window:
- a CDS encoding DUF5994 family protein produces the protein MATDRTFPYPIFQAPGLLGPVDRRGARFTLDPALSHSGMFDGAWWPRSRELARELPALIMALRRRVGPILHVGVERTAWNTVPDRITVDGRVVRVNCFSSSVHTIGVGGGHQDHFLLLVVPPRTRPTVARTAMAAAAAPGNSTLAARVLTAASLARPAAAARGSRRNATASWPPPWPPPWPVPLPPGPQPLPPLPQPGG
- a CDS encoding PP2C family protein-serine/threonine phosphatase, translating into MYPLRSSPGPQGWWRPGRALQVIPLALIVAITVVDILAPPQIHLGPLLIVAPALAASFGGVLATTVAALLAVGAQVLIGLLRDGLTTANHLAQVAALVGVSAFIVLLRVLRARHERELHQVRSVSEAAQRVLLRPLPERIGPLRLASVYLAAEAEAQIGGDLYAVARTPTGTRLLVGDVRGKGLASLGDAALLLGAFRAAAHLHSTLPELATYLDGSLRWDLAQPAGGGDPGESFITAVILDIPDDGAEVRMVDCGHPPPLLLRRGTVTTLTAPRPAPPLGLGDLAPDGYRVEVFPFGPGDRLLMYTDGVIEARDAGRNFYPLDERIGRWTREHPAALLAQLRRDLLAHAGGHLGDDAALVAVERLGTDGAGPGR
- a CDS encoding MarR family winged helix-turn-helix transcriptional regulator; the encoded protein is MSGRESSIDTIQRELTAFARRARHKASQLHPDLSLVTYSILDLMNERGGCRAADVASYFMLDKSTVSRQVGALEKLGLLVREADPDDQRGQILRPTEAGLTLLREAAEQRRLSFTERFTDWDDEDVARFADYLARYGAAD
- a CDS encoding M48 family metallopeptidase, which translates into the protein MRTDTDTGPGPGTDPAPGADDFTPAERARGRALRRAQSPWAIGGRLAGLALSLVLGLTPAGAGLVTAAGGPFGGGRTATVLAGTAVLVLLGQAVALPFGARVTAVRRGYGLVTQGWGGWAADALRGLALSLVLALPVVFVLFALTERSPDRWWIPAAAGAALLTAALSFLFPLVVEPVFNRFAPMPPGPQREALLALAARDGVRVRDVLVADASRRTTALNAYVSGLGATRRIVAYDTLLSTADPGEVELVVAHELGHVKARDVLTGTLLGALGAAGAVCALGLLTGWQPLLSAADAGSAADPRVLPLMAACAALIGALAGPAQCAVSRRVEARADRHALELTGDRERFIAMQRRLAVANVSDVDPPRVLELLFATHPGAVRRIAAARAWRPAP
- a CDS encoding CapA family protein, with protein sequence MRRVAPVLALLLTLAPVAACGPDDPPRGSAAPARPLPTGTTATSASPTGTPRPEGVITVAFAGDVHFEGRTESRLAVAAPEHALGQISQTLSEADLAVLNLETAITGRGTPEPKLYTFRTSPKALDALKDSGVDVVSLANNHAVDYGADGLTDTLAAKDASPIPVVGLGRNAKEAYAPYLTTVRGVKVAVVAASQVEDLTNQKWRAGATKPGIASALDVPALLKAVEQAKKQAPVVIVYLHWGDEGKACPTTAQTGIAKKLATAGATAVVGTHAHTMLGSGMLGNTYVGYGFGNFLWYGTSDYPFSDETGVTTLTLTAAGKVTGESFTPALVDDAGVPQPQTGVAATAALKRRDGLRGCTGLAAAPVAATP
- a CDS encoding TetR/AcrR family transcriptional regulator, whose translation is MGADHGPRHRRDGRPAAARKDPSAIAATRPAGPAAAEQPSSGPRRNEAARLAVLNAADDLLVERGFEGLTIEGIAARAGVAKQTIYRWWKSKVDILYDNLVLDAEEALAWPEPAGGAGYTVTELRGYLHRFAAFLAEAPAGRVLQALVGHAQLNARTAELLHDGFLRELRARDTERVRACLAELDPRAAVDGEEAAALLDALLAPLYYRALLVRGPADPAELDRQLDRALRARTA
- a CDS encoding MFS transporter, giving the protein MTTTDSPPGARTGLRDRIGGRFRAGAAARPALAYAFWATMTGTTVPTPLYPLYQREFGFSALMVTVIFAVYALGVVVGLLVLGRLSDEIGRRPVIAVALLLATGAAGLFLAADGLAWILAARVLSGLSAALITGSATAALLDLAPPDGRARAQSVAIAANMGGLAAGTLISGVLAQWAGSPLRLPWTVTLILLAAALPALVLVPESVRERTRPTLRLQALRVPAGIRGAFLRAALTAGSGFAVLGVLTAVTGLFLGGLLHLTNHALTGLVVFLAFTCTALGQFATRVLPPRRALPMACAGLVLAAALIATALLAESAAPLVAGAAVNGLATGIAVGNGLGVINEGTPPQRRGEAVSTFFAILYSMLSVPVIGVGVLIQLAGLRTAGVIFSGLVALLAAGVAVGLPRAGRTAR